The proteins below come from a single Streptomyces tubercidicus genomic window:
- a CDS encoding enoyl-CoA hydratase/isomerase family protein produces MTVNFEVADGVGTIRLDRPPMNALDIATQDRLRELAEEATRRDDVRAVVIWGGEKVFAAGADIKEMQVMDHAAMVVRSKALQDAFTAVARIPKPVVAAITGYALGGGCELALCADFRIAADNAKLGQPEILLGLIPGAGGTQRLARLVGPSKAKDLIFTGRQVKADEALTLGLVDRVAPAAEVYEQAHAWAARLAAGPALALRAAKESVDAGLETDIDTGLTIERNWFAGLFATEDRETGMRSFVEEGPGKAKFR; encoded by the coding sequence ATGACTGTGAACTTCGAGGTCGCCGACGGCGTCGGGACCATCCGCCTGGACCGTCCGCCGATGAACGCCCTGGACATCGCCACCCAGGACCGGCTGCGCGAGCTGGCCGAGGAGGCCACCCGCCGCGACGATGTGCGCGCCGTCGTCATCTGGGGTGGTGAGAAGGTGTTCGCGGCCGGGGCGGACATCAAGGAGATGCAGGTCATGGATCATGCGGCGATGGTCGTGCGGTCCAAGGCCCTGCAGGACGCGTTCACCGCCGTGGCCCGTATTCCCAAGCCCGTGGTCGCCGCGATCACCGGCTATGCGCTGGGCGGCGGCTGCGAGCTGGCGCTCTGCGCCGACTTCCGGATCGCGGCCGATAACGCCAAGCTCGGTCAGCCGGAGATCCTGCTGGGGCTCATCCCGGGCGCCGGCGGCACCCAGCGGCTGGCGCGGCTGGTGGGCCCGTCCAAGGCCAAGGACCTGATCTTCACCGGCCGTCAGGTGAAGGCCGACGAGGCGCTCACGCTCGGACTGGTCGACCGGGTGGCGCCGGCCGCCGAGGTCTACGAGCAGGCGCACGCCTGGGCGGCGCGGCTGGCGGCCGGCCCCGCGCTGGCGCTGCGGGCCGCGAAGGAATCCGTCGACGCGGGCCTGGAGACGGACATCGACACCGGCCTGACCATTGAACGCAACTGGTTCGCGGGGCTGTTCGCGACCGAGGACCGGGAGACCGGCATGCGCAGCTTCGTCGAGGAAGGCCCCGGCAAGGCCAAGTTCCGCTGA
- the glgX gene encoding glycogen debranching protein GlgX codes for MSSAPEQEAVADEPLAPPADIRPGSPTPLGARYRTGPDGIAGTNFALWAGGAEAVELCLFDDAERETRHALTELTHEIWHGFLPGIRPGQRYGYRVHGRWDPWSGARWNPAKLLLDPYARAVDGDFGTRTEASGAGAALPAQLYGHVRDWPQQQVADTVRDDRDSAPYVPKGVVVGDDTGDEGGADEWRDDRRPKTPWPDSVLYELHVRGFTMRHPGVPERLRGTYAGLAHPAALEHLVRLGVTAVELLPVHQFAHEDHLVRRGLRNYWGYNSIGYFAPHAGYAATGTRGQQVGEFKRMVRALHDAGIEVILDVVYNHTAEAGELGPTLSLRGIDNRGYYRLAGDARRYADYTGCGNTLHVVQPHVLRLITDSLRYWVTEMGVDGFRFDLAAALARSMHDVDMLSPFLAVIAQDPVLRRVKLIAEPWDVGNGGYQVGAFPPLWTEWNDRYRDTVRDFWRGAQHDVRDLGYRLSGSSDLYAWGGRRPYASVNFITAHDGFTLRDLVTYEHKRNAGNGEGNRDGTHDNRSWNCGAEGETDDPAVGALRHRQLRNLLTTLLLSTGVPMLVSGDEMGRTQHGNNNAYCQDNATSWLDWSLLDAPEWRPLAGLVARLVALRRAHPVLRRRAFFSGRPHQQGGLRDLAWFTADGTEMTEQDWYTPGATLGMYLSGNDISQRDARGIRIVDDSFLAVLHAGDRPRPFTLPGPPWASGYELLVDTAREDQPGAAEASYAAGAPITLGGRSVLLFRAVPG; via the coding sequence GTGTCGAGCGCACCCGAGCAGGAGGCAGTGGCGGACGAACCACTCGCCCCACCCGCGGACATCCGTCCCGGCAGTCCCACTCCACTGGGGGCCCGGTACCGCACCGGTCCCGATGGCATCGCCGGCACCAACTTCGCCCTGTGGGCGGGCGGCGCCGAGGCCGTCGAGCTGTGTCTCTTCGACGACGCGGAGCGCGAGACCCGCCATGCGCTGACCGAGCTCACCCATGAGATCTGGCACGGCTTCCTGCCCGGAATCCGCCCCGGACAGCGCTACGGCTACCGGGTGCACGGCCGCTGGGACCCCTGGTCCGGCGCCCGCTGGAATCCGGCGAAGCTGCTGCTGGACCCGTACGCCCGAGCCGTGGACGGCGACTTCGGCACCCGTACCGAAGCGTCCGGCGCGGGGGCCGCGCTGCCCGCCCAGCTCTACGGGCATGTCCGCGACTGGCCGCAGCAGCAGGTCGCCGACACCGTGCGCGACGACCGGGACTCGGCGCCGTACGTCCCCAAGGGCGTGGTGGTCGGTGACGACACCGGGGACGAGGGCGGTGCCGACGAGTGGCGGGACGACCGCCGGCCCAAGACGCCCTGGCCGGATTCGGTGCTCTACGAGCTGCATGTGCGCGGTTTCACGATGCGCCACCCCGGTGTCCCGGAGCGGCTGCGCGGCACGTATGCCGGGCTGGCGCACCCGGCGGCGCTGGAGCACCTGGTCCGGCTCGGGGTCACCGCCGTCGAACTGCTGCCCGTCCACCAGTTCGCGCATGAGGACCATCTGGTGCGCCGGGGGCTGCGCAACTACTGGGGCTACAACTCCATCGGCTACTTCGCGCCACACGCCGGCTATGCCGCCACCGGTACCCGGGGGCAGCAGGTCGGCGAGTTCAAGCGGATGGTGCGGGCGCTGCACGACGCCGGTATCGAGGTGATCCTCGATGTCGTCTACAACCACACCGCGGAGGCCGGCGAACTGGGCCCGACGCTGTCCCTCCGGGGCATCGACAATCGCGGCTACTACCGTCTGGCTGGCGACGCCCGCCGCTACGCCGACTACACCGGCTGCGGCAACACCCTGCATGTCGTCCAGCCCCATGTGCTGCGGCTGATCACCGATTCGCTGCGCTACTGGGTCACCGAGATGGGCGTGGACGGCTTCCGCTTCGACCTGGCGGCCGCGCTGGCCCGCTCCATGCACGACGTCGACATGCTCTCCCCGTTCCTCGCCGTGATCGCCCAGGACCCGGTACTGCGCCGGGTCAAGCTGATCGCCGAGCCCTGGGACGTGGGCAACGGCGGCTATCAGGTCGGCGCCTTCCCGCCGTTGTGGACGGAGTGGAACGACCGCTACCGGGACACCGTCCGGGACTTCTGGCGCGGCGCCCAGCACGACGTACGCGATCTGGGCTACCGGCTCTCCGGGTCGAGCGACCTCTACGCCTGGGGCGGCCGCCGCCCGTATGCCTCGGTCAACTTCATCACCGCCCACGACGGCTTCACCTTGCGCGACCTGGTCACCTACGAGCACAAGCGCAACGCCGGCAACGGCGAGGGCAACCGCGACGGCACCCACGACAACCGGTCCTGGAACTGCGGCGCCGAGGGCGAGACCGACGACCCGGCGGTCGGCGCGCTGCGCCACCGCCAGCTGCGCAACCTCCTGACCACCCTGCTGCTGTCGACGGGCGTGCCGATGCTGGTCTCCGGGGACGAGATGGGCCGCACCCAGCACGGCAACAACAACGCCTACTGCCAGGACAACGCGACCAGTTGGCTCGACTGGTCGCTGCTGGACGCCCCGGAGTGGCGCCCGCTGGCCGGTCTGGTCGCCCGGCTCGTCGCGCTGCGCCGCGCCCACCCGGTGCTGCGCCGCCGGGCGTTCTTCTCCGGGCGGCCGCATCAGCAGGGCGGTCTGCGCGACCTCGCCTGGTTCACCGCGGACGGGACGGAGATGACCGAACAGGACTGGTACACCCCGGGGGCCACGCTGGGCATGTACCTCTCCGGGAACGACATCTCCCAGCGCGACGCCCGGGGCATCCGGATCGTCGACGACAGCTTCCTCGCCGTGCTGCACGCCGGCGACCGGCCGCGCCCGTTCACGCTCCCCGGGCCGCCCTGGGCGAGCGGTTACGAACTGCTCGTCGACACCGCGCGGGAGGACCAGCCGGGGGCGGCGGAGGCGTCGTACGCGGCGGGCGCCCCGATCACGCTCGGTGGACGCTCGGTGCTGCTGTTCCGGGCGGTGCCGGGCTGA
- a CDS encoding L,D-transpeptidase, which produces MTAHQQDRAGDRAKRRGGARARGRLPDGAGDRTGDRAARGAAVRTARNTCRPRRPRRIRLVLVVLAGLTGAAALAGCGDPEVFVGGKPRSPEATITVVPHNGARGVRADGRFEVRVPAGRLERVTVSRTGAAGRRPVAGRITPDAMTWRPAPGRLQLGARYTVDAVALDGAGHRFARHSTFTTAAPVHRLVGHFSPQGDATVGTGLIFSMVFNRPVADRAAVERAVRVSARPGVPVAAHWFGRRRLDFRPRERWRPGTEITVQLRLRGVKAAPGAYGTQRRTVRYRVGRDQVSFIDAARHTMTVRRDGRVVAVLPVTAGDDENPTYNGRMVILERHSRTRMDGDTVGFGGEYDIPDVPHAMRLTRSGTFLHGNYWAPPEVFGGVNTSHGCIGLKDIRGGGPNTPAGWFFAQSIVGDTVVVDNSPERVVAPDNGLGGWNMPWELWRSGSALR; this is translated from the coding sequence ATGACCGCCCATCAGCAGGACCGAGCAGGGGACCGAGCGAAGCGCCGCGGCGGCGCCCGTGCGCGGGGCCGGCTGCCGGACGGGGCGGGGGACCGGACGGGCGACCGGGCGGCCCGTGGCGCGGCGGTGCGGACGGCCCGCAACACCTGTCGCCCCCGCCGCCCCCGCCGCATCCGTCTGGTCCTCGTCGTCCTGGCCGGTCTCACCGGGGCGGCGGCGCTGGCCGGCTGCGGGGACCCGGAGGTCTTCGTCGGCGGCAAACCGCGCTCCCCGGAGGCGACCATCACGGTCGTGCCGCACAACGGCGCGCGCGGCGTACGGGCCGACGGGCGGTTCGAGGTCCGGGTGCCGGCGGGGCGGCTGGAGCGGGTCACGGTCAGCCGCACCGGTGCGGCAGGCCGGCGGCCCGTCGCCGGGCGGATCACGCCCGACGCCATGACCTGGCGGCCCGCCCCCGGGCGCCTCCAACTCGGCGCGCGCTACACCGTCGACGCGGTGGCGCTGGACGGCGCGGGCCACCGCTTCGCCCGCCACTCCACCTTCACCACCGCCGCGCCCGTCCACCGCCTCGTCGGCCACTTCTCGCCCCAGGGCGATGCCACCGTCGGCACCGGCCTGATCTTCTCGATGGTCTTCAACCGGCCGGTCGCCGACCGCGCGGCCGTCGAACGCGCCGTCCGGGTCAGCGCCCGGCCCGGCGTCCCGGTCGCCGCCCACTGGTTCGGCCGGCGGCGCTTGGACTTCCGGCCCCGCGAGCGCTGGCGGCCGGGCACCGAGATCACCGTCCAGCTGCGGCTGCGCGGGGTGAAGGCCGCACCGGGCGCCTACGGGACCCAGCGCCGCACCGTCCGCTACCGGGTGGGCCGGGATCAGGTCAGCTTCATCGACGCCGCCCGGCACACCATGACCGTACGGCGGGACGGCCGGGTCGTGGCGGTGCTGCCGGTCACCGCTGGCGACGACGAGAACCCCACCTACAACGGGCGGATGGTGATCCTGGAGCGCCATTCAAGGACGCGGATGGACGGTGACACCGTCGGCTTCGGCGGCGAGTACGACATCCCGGACGTGCCGCACGCCATGCGCCTCACCAGATCGGGGACCTTCCTCCACGGCAACTACTGGGCGCCGCCCGAGGTGTTCGGCGGCGTCAACACCAGCCATGGCTGCATCGGACTCAAGGACATCCGGGGCGGCGGCCCGAACACCCCGGCCGGCTGGTTCTTCGCCCAGTCGATCGTCGGCGACACCGTGGTGGTGGACAACTCCCCGGAGCGCGTGGTCGCGCCGGACAACGGCCTCGGCGGCTGGAACATGCCCTGGGAGTTGTGGCGGTCCGGCTCCGCGCTGCGCTGA
- a CDS encoding DsbA family protein codes for MPVSASPTRRLAAVGAVIALVVAVIAIAVAVGSSVEGDRDTGRTGTPQAAASTAPQEDPAQQKMFDDLAKRTIRREDGDPLAIGKKDAPVVLVEYADYQCSFCGRFTRETQPALIKKFVDKGTLRIEFRNFTVFGADSERAARASWAAGQQGKFWQLHDELYAKTRKGAALAEDKIVDMARSSGVDDIEKFRADMKGADAERALKKDQDEGYQLGVQSTPSFLVNGRPVAGAQPQEVFAQAIEDAAARAKHGPAAKGSDK; via the coding sequence ATGCCCGTTTCCGCCTCTCCCACCCGCAGACTGGCCGCCGTCGGCGCGGTCATCGCCCTCGTCGTCGCCGTGATCGCGATCGCCGTCGCCGTCGGCTCGTCCGTCGAGGGCGACCGCGACACCGGCCGCACCGGCACACCCCAGGCAGCCGCCTCCACCGCGCCCCAGGAGGACCCCGCACAGCAGAAGATGTTCGACGACCTCGCCAAGCGGACCATCCGGCGCGAGGACGGCGACCCGCTGGCCATCGGCAAGAAGGACGCCCCGGTGGTCCTGGTCGAATACGCCGACTACCAGTGCTCGTTCTGCGGCCGCTTCACCCGGGAGACCCAGCCCGCACTGATCAAGAAGTTCGTCGACAAGGGCACCCTGCGCATCGAGTTCCGTAACTTCACCGTCTTCGGCGCGGACTCCGAGCGGGCCGCCCGTGCCTCCTGGGCCGCCGGACAGCAGGGCAAGTTCTGGCAGCTGCACGACGAGCTGTACGCCAAGACCCGTAAGGGTGCGGCGCTCGCCGAGGACAAGATCGTCGACATGGCCCGCAGCAGCGGTGTGGACGACATCGAGAAGTTCCGGGCGGACATGAAGGGCGCGGACGCCGAGCGGGCGCTGAAGAAGGATCAGGACGAGGGCTACCAGCTCGGGGTGCAGTCCACGCCGTCCTTCCTGGTCAACGGCCGTCCGGTGGCCGGGGCCCAGCCCCAGGAGGTCTTCGCCCAGGCCATCGAGGACGCCGCGGCACGGGCGAAGCACGGACCGGCGGCCAAGGGGTCCGACAAGTGA
- a CDS encoding cytochrome c biogenesis CcdA family protein, with protein sequence MTDIGYLAAFLGGALALLSPCSALLLPAFFAYSLSTPGRLVARTGVFYLGLATTLVPLGAASTAASRLFNGHRDLLISIGGWVVIAMGLAQILGLGFASRRAQAAAARITPRSAVSTFLLGCVYGLAGFCAGPILGAVLTVTAVSGSPVYGASMLAVYALGMALPLFVLALLWDRCKLGTRGWLRGREFTVGKLRLHTTSLLSGVFFIGIGVLFLRFNGTSALPGILDADSEFRAEEWATRIGNGVPDAVLIALAALAVAGVLARFALRPEKKRRDGTE encoded by the coding sequence GTGACCGATATCGGCTACCTCGCGGCGTTCCTGGGCGGCGCGCTCGCCCTGCTCAGCCCGTGCAGCGCCCTGCTGCTGCCGGCGTTCTTCGCGTACTCCCTGTCCACGCCCGGCCGGCTGGTCGCCCGTACCGGCGTGTTCTATCTGGGACTGGCCACCACCCTGGTGCCGCTCGGCGCGGCCAGTACGGCGGCCAGCCGGCTGTTCAACGGCCACCGCGATCTGCTGATCTCCATCGGCGGCTGGGTCGTCATCGCGATGGGCCTCGCCCAGATCCTCGGACTGGGCTTCGCCTCCCGGCGCGCCCAGGCCGCCGCCGCGCGGATCACCCCGCGGTCCGCCGTCTCCACGTTTCTGCTCGGCTGTGTCTACGGACTGGCCGGGTTCTGTGCCGGGCCGATCCTCGGCGCCGTGCTGACGGTGACGGCGGTCAGCGGCTCGCCCGTGTACGGCGCCTCGATGCTCGCCGTCTACGCGCTGGGCATGGCGCTGCCGCTGTTCGTGCTGGCGCTGCTGTGGGACCGCTGCAAGCTCGGCACCCGGGGCTGGCTGCGAGGCCGCGAATTCACCGTCGGCAAGCTGCGGTTGCACACCACATCGCTGCTGTCCGGGGTGTTCTTCATCGGTATCGGCGTGCTGTTCCTGCGCTTCAACGGGACCAGTGCGCTGCCCGGAATCCTCGACGCGGACAGTGAGTTCCGGGCCGAGGAATGGGCGACGCGGATCGGCAACGGCGTTCCGGACGCCGTGCTGATCGCCCTCGCCGCGCTGGCCGTCGCCGGGGTGCTCGCCCGGTTCGCGCTACGGCCGGAGAAGAAACGGCGGGACGGTACCGAATAG
- a CDS encoding ATP-binding protein has product MAGLEGMEQPRPRSDPAAARWGVPGTDGDRVPASRRPVSAVPEPAGDQALGEVRLPSRPQSAGIARRLTAAVLLKQWSLTPQLAEHAVLLVSELVGNAVRHTGARTFGLRMLRRRGWIRIEVRDPSRGLPCLMPVQAMDLSGRGLFLVDKLSERWGVDLLPRGKTTWFEMRIADR; this is encoded by the coding sequence ATGGCGGGCCTCGAAGGAATGGAGCAGCCGCGGCCGCGGAGCGATCCGGCCGCCGCACGGTGGGGCGTCCCCGGCACGGACGGGGACCGGGTCCCGGCTTCCCGCAGACCGGTGTCCGCGGTACCCGAACCGGCCGGCGATCAGGCCCTCGGTGAGGTGCGGCTCCCCTCGCGCCCCCAGTCCGCCGGTATCGCGCGCCGGCTCACCGCCGCCGTCCTCCTCAAACAGTGGTCCCTGACGCCCCAGCTCGCCGAGCACGCCGTGCTGCTCGTCTCCGAACTCGTCGGCAACGCCGTACGGCACACCGGCGCCCGCACCTTCGGGCTGCGGATGCTCCGCCGCCGCGGCTGGATCCGTATCGAGGTGCGCGATCCGTCCCGCGGTCTGCCGTGTCTCATGCCGGTCCAGGCGATGGACCTCAGCGGCCGCGGGCTCTTCCTCGTCGACAAGCTCTCCGAACGCTGGGGCGTGGATCTGCTGCCCCGCGGCAAGACCACCTGGTTCGAGATGCGGATCGCCGACCGCTGA
- the dgt gene encoding dGTP triphosphohydrolase — translation MRPARYSDEDLEQHSLRRRVPDDGQRSGFEHDVDRILYSTQWRALAGKSQVVASAELGAYHTRLTHSMKVAQLGRRMAERLERQYGGPNPALVEAACMAHDIGHPPFGHAGELALRATMDELHFADGVLDSFEGNAQTLRVLTFLAAHKYPGHRGLHLTRACLDAATKYPWERAPVDQDPARHVKWGVYVADREAFSWVRAGRTDTAVPVEEQVMDWADDVTYACHDVEDFYRTGLIPLAALFPPDGSAGSDTERETRRFLDYVQAKRARAGEPFDRAAALVMMEDIGKRLAVPAPYSGSHEDAVAVNRRTADLISYFTRGIALEVGGAAAIRYGAQLVIPADRRAACDLLKELVWCYVIDRPALATQQHGKRRVVSELLRWSHDAPELLPPDRAEELALHGDRLRAAADHVASLTEDQALALHRRLSGTGLGSVNDNVWL, via the coding sequence ATGCGACCTGCCAGATACAGCGATGAGGATCTAGAGCAGCACTCCCTGCGGCGACGGGTGCCCGACGACGGGCAGCGGTCCGGGTTCGAGCATGACGTCGACCGGATCCTGTACTCGACGCAGTGGCGGGCGCTGGCCGGGAAGAGCCAGGTGGTGGCGAGCGCCGAGCTGGGCGCGTATCACACCCGGCTGACGCACTCGATGAAGGTGGCGCAGCTCGGCCGGCGGATGGCGGAGCGGCTGGAGCGGCAGTACGGCGGGCCGAATCCGGCGCTCGTCGAGGCGGCGTGCATGGCCCATGACATCGGCCATCCGCCCTTCGGGCACGCGGGTGAGCTGGCCCTGCGCGCCACGATGGACGAACTGCACTTCGCGGACGGTGTGCTCGACAGCTTCGAGGGCAACGCACAGACCCTGCGGGTACTGACCTTCCTCGCCGCCCACAAATACCCGGGCCACCGAGGACTGCATCTGACCCGCGCCTGTCTGGACGCCGCCACGAAGTACCCGTGGGAGCGCGCGCCCGTCGACCAGGATCCGGCGCGGCATGTGAAGTGGGGCGTGTACGTCGCCGACCGGGAGGCGTTCTCCTGGGTGCGAGCCGGCCGTACGGACACCGCCGTACCGGTCGAGGAGCAGGTCATGGACTGGGCGGACGATGTCACCTACGCCTGCCATGACGTCGAGGACTTCTATCGCACGGGCCTGATCCCGCTGGCCGCGCTGTTCCCGCCGGACGGCTCCGCGGGCAGTGACACCGAGCGGGAGACCCGCCGCTTCCTGGATTACGTGCAGGCCAAGCGGGCGCGGGCGGGCGAGCCCTTCGACCGGGCGGCCGCGCTGGTGATGATGGAGGACATCGGCAAGCGGCTGGCGGTGCCCGCGCCGTACAGCGGCAGCCATGAGGACGCGGTGGCGGTCAATCGCCGCACCGCGGATCTGATCTCCTACTTCACCCGCGGTATCGCGCTGGAGGTGGGCGGCGCGGCGGCGATCCGTTACGGGGCGCAGCTGGTGATCCCGGCGGACCGGCGGGCCGCCTGCGATCTGCTCAAGGAGCTGGTCTGGTGCTACGTCATCGACCGCCCGGCGCTGGCCACCCAGCAGCACGGCAAGCGGCGGGTGGTGAGCGAGCTGCTGCGCTGGAGCCATGACGCACCCGAGCTGCTGCCGCCGGACCGCGCCGAGGAGCTGGCGCTGCACGGCGACCGGCTGCGTGCCGCCGCGGACCATGTCGCCTCGCTGACCGAGGATCAGGCGCTGGCCCTCCACCGGCGGCTGTCCGGTACGGGCCTGGGCTCGGTCAACGACAACGTGTGGCTGTGA
- a CDS encoding L,D-transpeptidase, whose amino-acid sequence MNVQPNSGVPARRRRWPHGGGGPLAVLLAAVLLLVTGCGGDDGDDKKAGKAGGDKDASQAAVTIAPKDGADGVATSGALKVSAQKGRLKSVKVKDGKGNEVDGKIAGDGAVWKPSGHLGASTKYTVDAIAVDGKGREAAEHSGFTTLVPKNTFIGQYSPENGQRVGVGMPVSIRFTRGITDPEAVEKAIKVSAEPSVPVEGHWFGNDRLDFRPEKYWAPGTKVTLKLDLNGVEGRPGVYGTQAKEVSFTVGRSQVSTVDAKSKQMTVVRDGKTVKTIPITAGAPGTETYNGKMVISEKHLVTRMNGDTVGFGGEYDIKDVPHAMRLSTSGTFIHGNYWSGSAAFGTRNASHGCVGLFDQRGGGDGSTPAAWFFRNSVIGDVVVVKNSHDETIQPDNGFSDWNLSWEKWKADQ is encoded by the coding sequence GTGAACGTCCAGCCGAATTCGGGGGTGCCGGCGCGCCGGCGCCGGTGGCCACACGGGGGCGGGGGACCGCTCGCGGTCCTGCTCGCCGCCGTGCTGCTGCTGGTGACGGGGTGTGGTGGCGATGACGGTGACGACAAGAAGGCCGGCAAGGCGGGCGGGGACAAGGACGCCTCGCAGGCCGCCGTGACGATAGCGCCCAAGGACGGTGCGGACGGCGTCGCCACCAGCGGTGCGCTGAAGGTGTCCGCCCAGAAGGGCCGGCTCAAGTCCGTCAAGGTCAAGGACGGCAAGGGCAATGAGGTCGACGGGAAGATAGCGGGCGACGGCGCCGTGTGGAAGCCGAGCGGCCATCTGGGCGCCTCGACGAAGTACACCGTCGACGCCATAGCGGTGGACGGCAAGGGCCGGGAGGCCGCCGAGCACTCCGGCTTCACCACGCTCGTGCCCAAGAACACCTTCATCGGCCAGTACAGCCCCGAGAACGGCCAGCGGGTCGGCGTCGGGATGCCGGTCTCGATCCGCTTCACCCGCGGCATCACGGACCCCGAGGCCGTCGAGAAGGCCATCAAGGTCAGCGCCGAGCCGTCGGTCCCCGTCGAGGGCCACTGGTTCGGCAACGACCGGCTCGACTTCCGCCCCGAGAAGTACTGGGCGCCCGGCACCAAGGTCACCCTCAAGCTCGACCTCAACGGCGTCGAGGGCCGGCCCGGTGTCTACGGCACCCAGGCCAAGGAGGTCTCGTTCACCGTCGGCCGCAGCCAGGTCAGCACGGTCGACGCCAAGTCGAAGCAGATGACCGTGGTCCGCGACGGGAAGACCGTCAAGACCATCCCGATCACCGCGGGCGCGCCGGGCACCGAGACGTACAACGGCAAGATGGTGATCAGCGAAAAGCACCTCGTGACGCGGATGAACGGGGACACCGTCGGCTTCGGCGGGGAGTACGACATCAAGGACGTCCCGCATGCGATGCGGCTGAGCACGTCCGGCACGTTCATCCACGGCAACTACTGGTCGGGCAGCGCGGCCTTCGGCACCCGGAACGCCAGCCACGGCTGTGTGGGCCTGTTCGACCAGCGCGGCGGCGGCGACGGTTCCACCCCGGCGGCGTGGTTCTTCCGCAACTCCGTCATCGGCGATGTGGTCGTCGTCAAGAACTCGCATGACGAAACGATCCAGCCGGACAACGGCTTCAGCGACTGGAACCTCTCCTGGGAGAAGTGGAAGGCCGACCAGTAG